The genomic stretch ttgttcatcttatggacatatctgatcttgcttcaTCCGCCTTTTGGGAGTTGAGGCACCACCGTGGCTTGAACAGCCTTCTTCCTTTAGTTTATGGTGCATTTGGTTTCTATGAGATAAACTGTGGGGTCCCAAGGTGAGAAATTCCTTCTATATGCtagattctttttctggaatctgaCAATAGTCCTATGAATGaggtttcattttctattcttagCCCAAATAGAAGGGCTAAGGGGCAGCTGCTTTAAAAAATGAGCATTCAAATGTTGGTCATAAACAGtcaaacctctttttttttttttttttctaattttaaaattactttgtttatcaaataaaaaaacatttccaaacaaaataaagcaaagcaatggcaatgggaaaacaaatatcctgaaacaacttcattcctctttatgaaaAGATAGCATCTTGTATTTCAAATTTCATCAGATTTGGATGAAGTTTCCCTAGAATTATCCcagaatttcagaattttttttcccttcaaggcTTTTCAGCCCTATGGGGGTCTGGAAGCAAGCTTGGATGTTGATGTGGATTTGAGCTGGAAAGCTGGCTCAGGTGATTAGCAGGAAGGGACATAAAAGGTCAGAGAGCCAGAATGGGCCATACAAAGGTGCCTCCTTCAAGTGAGGAAACCTGGCTCTGTAGGGGGCCCTTTCCTCTAACCACCTGcttctcccctttcctccccaAAGCAGCATTTCCAGATGGCTGCTTGTGTCTTCTCTATGGCAGAACTGCTCAGCTCTCCCAAGGTGCAGAAGGGAACGGGGCTttgctttctcttccctttttcctcAGTGGTGTGGGCCTGTGGGGAGCTCAAGCCCCGAGCCCTTGGTAAGAGATTGCTGGGAAAAACATATGTTTTTTTGTGTTCTTGGCTGCTTGGTCGTTCATGTCACTGGCTGCGTGGCTGCCAGACTTTAAGACTGTGTGAAATGGCAGAGTCATTGGCGCTGAGAGTCTCTGTGGGCACTAAGGTCAGAGATGGCTATCTTGAGTCACCAAGGCCTGGCTTCTAGGGAGGTTGGAGCACGTTGCTGCCTATTCCTCACCCTCCTCCTACACTCTGTTTGTTCCTTCCAGGAGGGAAGGTGCAGATGGTTTGTTCTCTGATCTACTGGTAGGGAATAATGAGTGCTTGCTCTTCAAACAGCTTCATGAGCTACCGGAACTGCAGCCTTCTGCTCTTAGGCCCTCTGCCTTGTTCTGGGCCCCATTCTTATTTGCCTATGAAAGAAAAAGGTTTAAGAGGAGAGGGGTCAGGTAGCACTGGCAGGAGGCTTCCTTGGAGCAATAACTGGGTGTCAAAGTCCCCCAGCTGTTGGTTTCCACGCTTAGGTCCTTTCCTCCTATGACCCATGACCTTGCTCCTACAATGGGGCAAGGGATGGATGGAAAAGAAAGTTGCTTCCAGAGGGAGAAAACTGACCTGGCCACAGAATCCTTTCTCTTGGGCATTCCTATTCTGCTCTAAGTAGAAACTTCAGCGTCCTgtaactcactttttaaaaaatctcccatGTATCAGGTCTGGcttctctgttttttaattgtttgaggTCTTTGTCCTGCCCTACCTCACCTGACTCCTAATCCTTCCCACCCCATTCCCTATGCCTAAAATCCTTTGTTACATTCTCCCTCATCACTATTCTTCCCTAGCATAAAATGTTATTGTAAAAATGTAATTATGTTCTCTCTGACGGGCAAGATATGGGTCTATCTTATCTACAGATTTATCCTCAATACCTAGCTAGGCTTTTCAAAGATTTGAATAAAAGTAGACATTTAACAAAAGTTAAATTTTGGGGGTCATATACATGGACCTAATTTCTTCAGGTCAGGGAGGAAAGAGAAGTTTGGTTTTGGAGCTATTAGAATTGAAGCATTTGTGTCTAGGATCACGTCAAATATATGGGTCTGGAACTCAAGAAAGAAGACCATACCCTGGGAAATAGATTTGGAAGTCAGTAACAAGGCCTGGAAAGTGGCCTCCTCCACCATCATCATTGATACCCAAACACTCTAGATAGCTATGATTGGAAAAATAGAATTATGGGAGACGGGCGATAGGGTTCTCATGCcagttaagattttttttttttttttttgcagagattTATCCCCTTGTATTTCATTACAGAAATGGCCTCTGCTTTCAAACCCCGAGAATGTAAGCTGTTCAAACAAGAAGGACAATGTTATGGCTTCTTCCTGCGAATTGAGAAGGACACTGATGGCCACCTGGTCCGGGTGGTTGAGAAGGGTAGCCCAGCAGAGAAGGGTGGCCTTCAGGATGGAGACAGAGTTCTTAGGATCAATGGTGTCTTTGTGGACAAGGAAGAGCATATGCAGGTAAATGAGACATTTGGAATTCTCTTTCCCAGATCTTTTCAGCCCGCCTGCTTCTCGGCTGGGTGTAGTTTCTGGGGCCAGTGGAGAGTGATTCTTTCCTGGCTGCCACTTTGTACCTTCTGCTGGTCATGCAAGTTCCCAAGAATTAACCAAAACTGCAAAAATTATTCCTAGATTTGAATAGTGTCAGTCCTAACATGCATTGCTTGCTTGCtatatgccaggaactgtgctgggCAGTTTCATATTACGTTGCTATATCTTCaccacaaccctgtgaggtagatagcaccatttcacaggtgaggaagttAAGACTCAGAGGACTTAATTGGCTAATATGTTCATGCAGTGAATTTATAGGAGGGCCTTGAGCCCAGTTCTGTGACTATTCTTTTCATCATACCATGTTCTCTTCATAGGCCTGGGAGGAACTGTTTGCTCTAGGGCAGCATTCATCTCCAGGATGGACCTATCCTCACAAGAGCCCTCTGCTCTGGGTTCAGGTCACCCTAGATTCAACAGTGCCAAAGGCCCAGCCTAATCTGTACCTGGATCTCAGCAAGGCTAGGATAGAGGTCGGTGGGGTACTATCTGCTTCCTACTTGGGTGCCAGGGTCGCTATCAGAATCTCCAGGGCTAGATTGTGAGCCAGATGGTGAGCATTTTCCTTTGGTGGTTGGTAGAAGCTTATTGGATAAAGTTATCTTTTCCTTAATTCATCCTAGGTTGTGGATCTGGTCAGACAGAGTGGACATTCAGTGACTTTACTAGTTCTGGATGGGAATTCCTATGAGAAAGCCATTAAGAAACAGGTGAACTTGAAGGAGTTGGGTCAAAGTCTGAAGACGACGGATTTGAGTGATAAGGAACTGCCCCCAGTGATGAATGGTGGAGCAGAGACTTGGAGCCAGCCTCGGCTGTGCTACCTGGTGAAGGAGGGGAACAGCTATGGCTTCTCTCTGAAAACTGTCCGTGGTGAGCTTATGCGGGAGTGAGGGGGTGGTGGTGTGTCATGGACAACCAGCTTTCCAGAAGAAAGATGTTATTGGTTAATGACTTTTCCTCTTGGACTAACTTTTCAGTTGCCATGGATATCTCACAGCAGCTTtgctccctttccctcccttcccaccctTTCCCTAGCATTGCAGCATTGTGCAATGAGGGGTCAGCAGCAGGGCATGGGCACTCCAGTTCCCTAGTGTTTGTTAACTGAGCCTTTGAGGCCAGAGGGTTAGAGGCTGGTGCTTTTTGTTATTCTTCCAGTTTCCTTTGGTGCAGGGGAGAATGCTGAATaagaggcaagagaaagaaaaagggggttCTTCATAATAGCTACTTTTGACTAAAGACTGGTATCTTCTTTTCATTCCTCAGAGTGTCCActtattcacttattcaacacATTCATtgatgtgccagacattgtgataAGTGCTGAGGATACTGCAAAAATCCTTACCCTGCCGTAACAATTAAATAATTTCCTCAGCTGTGGTCAGCCTCAGGTGTTCTGAGGTGCTTCGCTGACCTCTGAGAGGCACATTTGAGAAACTCCAACCATCAGGGAGTACTAAAAGTTCCGTTTCTAGAATTTCAGAGGCACAGACCAACCTGTGCTCAGTGGACCACTGTTCTGCAATGGTTTCTCTGGGATCTAGGTTGGAGCCGTAGGAGCTATGTTGACCTGTTGGTTCTACCTCGAATGTTGCTGCTGCCCTGTTCTTTTTGGCATTAGTGAGGCATCTGGGCGTAGGTCATAATTTGGTACGTGATAAAGGAGAAGACCAATgggaaatataaaattatttccaagggTAAGCTGTAACAACAGATACAATCTAGCTACAAGTATATCTCAAGTTTGTCAGTTATTAAACCCATTGCTATAGGTAGGTGGTCAAAAGGAAGCATGGCATTTCCCAGAAGTCCATtcagtaaaatgattaaaaaattataattcagGTTCTACTCACTTGGCTCTTGTGCTTACATGGTGAATGGGTTAGGTtagctttatgaaaaaaaaagttgtcttcATAGCAAATATACAACAGCTAACAGTAGAAATGTTAAGTGTTTAAGGAGGCAGAGTTTAAGTTACtatattttttacaaattatttaTCTAGTCATTATGAAACTGCCATTTGCCAAgattgaaatattaaaatcttgaaagaattgaaaacatttcTTTAAGAAGTAAATCACACCACCTACGTATGCTTGCGTTTTCCCCTTCCTCCTGCACCTCTGCCCTGGTAAGCCTGTATCAGTGAGATTTAATGACTCCTATGTGATGATTGGTGATAGTACCAATCAAAGAGGTGGGGATGgtgtggatgccttttaattctaTAAAAGCATAGAAAGGGGATGTGACACGATGATACAGCCTGGGCACTTTGGTGCTTTCTGGTTTAAGAGGCCAATGCCACCTCAGATTTCCTTCTATGCATTTAGTTGGTATCAGAAATTCTATTCAAATCGACAAATACCAAATGACTAAGGCTGTGTTAAACTTTGTGCTCAGAGCTATAATTGCATTTCTAGATCAGAAACCAAGGTCTATTTGAGTTAGCTGTAAAATTTGGAAGTTCCACTTTCACATTATTAGGAGAAAAGCTAGATTTCTAATTTATATGTGCAATGGATTGTAACATTTGTCTACCCCCTACACTTTTCCAGGGAAAAAAGGAGTATACATGACTGATATAATACCTCAAGGCGTAGCTATGAAAGCTGGTATCCTTGCTGATGATCACGTGATTGAAGTGAAtggtgagaatgtagaaaatGCCAGCCATGAGGAAGTGGTTGAAAAGGTAGACCCCGGAGGGGTACTTTTCTTACCCTATCTTTCACTCTACCCTCATAGGAAGTGCCAGGAAGACGGGTGGTAGGGGCCAGAAAGTTTATAATGGGAGGAACATCTAACTGAGTTGCCCCTCTGTATTAAGGGTGAACAACTCACTAGTGGCACAGGTGGTGTTAATATGGAGTTTTGGAATAAGGTCTTCATTAGTTTCATGTCATCTTTAAGAAAAGTGGTTTAAAGAACCACTAACTTTATCTTTTGGGTCTTATTTATATCTGATTGGGAGTGCTCTCCAAATTTCTAATAAATTCAATGTTGAGCCGATGCTACTAATTGTTTTGATACTAACTGGAAGATAACcaatgtggtgatgaatatagAACTACACATTGGTGTTCTGGATAGCTTGTTACTTCCTAATCTTATATTCCAGCATAGTTCCATGCAACATGGAAAACATTGAGGTTTTCTTTTGAGGTCATATGGAATCTTGAAAATTGATCAACCATATCTTCTCTTAGTAGAATGATCTATCAAAGTGGAcccttactttcttttcttttccaagcTCCTTTCTAGCCTTCACTTAAGTACCTCTCTCTGATTTCTGAATTCCAACTTTCACTTGGTTTTGGTTGGCATCTGTGTGGGTGAGGTCATCCTTAACAAAAGGGCCAACAACAACTGTAGAAGTGAAGGTAGATAAATACCAGTTAGGTGGCTGGAAATAGTATAACACAGATTCAACTCAGGCCTCTCATACCATGTTTCCTGTTGATTCTAGAGACTGTGTGTAGAAACTATATGCAGAAACTAGATGCAGAAACTTTCCTATTCCCCAGCATCGTACTTGAGGGTTGATATAATTCCTCACATGTGTGTGTTGTTGCAGGTGAAGAAGTCAGGAAGCCATGTCATGTTCCTGCTGGTGGATAAGGACACTGATAGGCACCACAGTGAGCAGAAGATAAAATTCAATAGAGAAACAGCCAGTTTGAAACTGCTACCCCACAAGCCCCGGGTTGTAGAGATGAAGAAGGGAAGCAATGGCTATGGGTTTTACCTAAGGGcaggcccagaaaagaaaggtaagGCACTAGAGCAGAAAATGTGGCAGTGGAATCATCTAATTCTTCACCCCAGTCTTACTCCAGAGTTCTATTATATCCCCGACTTCCCACCAGATGCAACAGGAGACAGTAAGAAAATAGGAAGCATAACTGGGTTGTTCCTATGTCACATGGGGAGCctgacattggcatcccaaagcTTCAATAGCAGAATGATAAAGCAAGAATTTGGGACATGTGCAGTGATGTGCTGGTAAGTTGGctctcttaaaaaagaaaaaagaagaagaaagccctaatttattgatttctgtggtgtaaatagtcccaccatggccaatttcaagctaccaacatgatATCACTGAACACAAAGTTGAGAAGAGATGCACAGAATTGGCTGTCATGAGCTGATATGAgccagctccagcacaccactggatCTAGGGCAGAGGGGTGCGTCAAGATCTGCGAATCCTACAGAACCTGGAGTCCTTCTACTTCCTTGTAACTCAACAGGGAAAGAACTGAGGTCCTTTCAGGGAaggaaaacacataaaagaatGTGTGTTCAGGCCATGCAACCTGTAAATCACTCAAAagttgagattttcttttcattatatatCCTCACATTAATTCATCAAATGTTAATTTTGTTCATATTATGCACAAAACATCCTCAGGGTCTTTGAAAGTACCAAATGAATCAGACAAGAATTCTTTAGTCAAGGAGACTGCCATTTAGTAGAGGAGATAAGACATATATATCCATAACTCAAGGTAGACAGTGATAAACACCTTAATACAGGGTTTGATAAAGCACTGTGGAAGTTCACGATTAAGCATTTCTCACTAAAAATGAATTGGAAGGCCATAGTAGAGGTGGCACTTGTGCTCAGGCCCTGCTGTATGGGTAGAATTTGGATAAGGCAATGGAGCAGGTGGCAAAGAAAGGTCATTCCAGGAAGGTAAGAGCCAGGGgaacaaagaggaaaatataagTGGTTTGACTGGTTGGAATCTAATGTGTAGAACAGGAAACCAGGTTAGAATCATAGGTTGGAAAGAGATGGTGAGGGACCTTCGATGTCAGACTGAGGAGTTTGGATCTGGTTCTACAGCTGATAGGGACTACATTCACAACTGAATAAACCCAGTTACTACTACAATGCCAGCATGGGAAAGCATGGGTCTCCTAGGGCCTGAAGCCTTCAGTTTTGTCCTTCattcttcccttctccccttttTATGGCCTAGCTTCTGCATAAGATGTATGGATACAAGTATGCCCACTGACTTCTTGGGAATTTACTAACACTTGATGCTTAGCATGCTGTTTAGTCAAGGTTGAATATCAGACACTTTTAGTAACaacatacttttttaaaaaagatccttTCATTATTAATGGCTAGGTTTGTTCTTGGAGTGAGTTCT from Choloepus didactylus isolate mChoDid1 chromosome 2, mChoDid1.pri, whole genome shotgun sequence encodes the following:
- the PDZK1 gene encoding Na(+)/H(+) exchange regulatory cofactor NHE-RF3 isoform X1: MASAFKPRECKLFKQEGQCYGFFLRIEKDTDGHLVRVVEKGSPAEKGGLQDGDRVLRINGVFVDKEEHMQVVDLVRQSGHSVTLLVLDGNSYEKAIKKQVNLKELGQSLKTTDLSDKELPPVMNGGAETWSQPRLCYLVKEGNSYGFSLKTVRGKKGVYMTDIIPQGVAMKAGILADDHVIEVNGENVENASHEEVVEKVKKSGSHVMFLLVDKDTDRHHSEQKIKFNRETASLKLLPHKPRVVEMKKGSNGYGFYLRAGPEKKGQIIKDIDPGSPAEEAGLKSNDLVVAVNGKSVEALDHDSVVKIIRESGDQTSLLVVDKETDNLYRLAHFSPFLYYQSQELPNGSIKEAPAPTSASLEVSSPDTTEEVGDRKPKLCRLVKGENGYGFRLNAIQDLPGSFVKEVQKGSPADLAGLEDEDIIIEVNGVNVLDEPYEKVVDRIQSSGKNVIFLVCGKKAFDYFQAKKIPIVSSMADPLDDPLESKEGALAELEPDSCTTKERAHSTASFSSSNSEDTEM